One window from the genome of Natrialba magadii ATCC 43099 encodes:
- a CDS encoding 3-hydroxyacyl-CoA dehydrogenase family protein, with product MSQGPVAVIGGGIMGAGIAQVLARAGYEVRVRELSDELVDEARDRLIAGNYGLDDAVEGGYLDEDEKADILDRISFTTDMEEAAAGTEFVIEAVTEDLAIKGQVFRELDSVTDDQPLYSNTSGFSVTAIANAVSDPSRVAVTHFFNPVPIMSMVEIVEAPETDQAVVDRAEDLVDELGKTRITIDDDPGSYGFVANRCHAAMREEAQKIVDEGIATEAQVDTALEKGYNLPAGPFALRGIGEEWE from the coding sequence ATGTCACAGGGACCAGTTGCAGTGATCGGCGGCGGGATCATGGGGGCGGGAATCGCGCAGGTGCTCGCGCGGGCTGGCTACGAGGTTCGCGTTCGCGAACTATCGGACGAGTTGGTAGACGAAGCACGGGATCGGCTCATCGCTGGAAACTACGGCCTCGACGACGCTGTCGAGGGCGGCTACCTCGACGAGGACGAGAAAGCGGACATCCTCGATCGGATCTCGTTCACGACGGACATGGAAGAGGCGGCCGCAGGCACGGAATTCGTCATCGAAGCCGTTACCGAAGACCTCGCGATCAAGGGACAGGTGTTCCGCGAACTCGATTCGGTGACCGACGACCAGCCGCTGTACTCGAACACGAGCGGCTTCTCGGTCACCGCAATTGCGAACGCCGTCTCGGATCCCTCGCGGGTCGCCGTCACGCACTTCTTCAATCCGGTTCCGATCATGTCGATGGTCGAAATCGTCGAGGCACCGGAAACCGATCAGGCGGTCGTCGACCGCGCCGAGGACCTCGTCGACGAGCTCGGAAAGACGCGAATTACGATCGACGACGACCCGGGCTCCTACGGCTTCGTCGCCAACCGCTGTCACGCGGCGATGCGCGAGGAGGCACAGAAAATCGTCGACGAGGGAATCGCCACGGAAGCCCAGGTGGATACAGCACTCGAGAAGGGCTACAATCTGCCGGCTGGGCCGTTCGCGTTGCGAGGGATCGGCGAGGAGTGGGAGTGA
- a CDS encoding FAS1-like dehydratase domain-containing protein, translating to MPTKPLAKLESMVGESKQTVESFRIEAGKVDEFARAITDTNSVFRDETVARERGFDAIPAPLTFPRVKRFPRYQVGADAEMDEREEGHYGFDLGFRPEYVLHGEQAYEYERPLLVGDVLTGETTLAEVYQRDGGRAGTMTFAVLETAYRDQSGELVLTDRATAIETEGAVDDGGGEETSAGDAATTHESEPEPHPVDRPQSTAVLESGQAGPTVVAPDLERRDFVKYAGASGDFNPIHYDEPYATAAGNESVFGQGMFTAGVASRVVTDWFGRETISSFGVRFQSRVFPGETIVATGEVESVSQGETVDVTLEAATPGGKTLLTGTATADLSRSNDR from the coding sequence ATGCCGACTAAGCCGCTGGCCAAACTCGAGTCCATGGTCGGCGAGTCGAAGCAGACTGTCGAAAGCTTCCGGATCGAGGCGGGGAAAGTCGACGAGTTCGCTCGGGCGATCACGGACACGAACTCGGTGTTCAGAGACGAAACCGTCGCACGAGAGCGCGGGTTCGACGCAATTCCGGCACCACTGACGTTCCCACGTGTCAAACGATTTCCGCGCTATCAGGTCGGCGCTGACGCCGAGATGGACGAACGCGAGGAGGGTCACTACGGCTTCGACCTCGGCTTTCGACCGGAGTACGTCCTCCACGGCGAACAGGCCTACGAGTACGAACGGCCGCTGCTCGTCGGCGACGTACTGACCGGCGAGACGACGCTCGCCGAGGTCTACCAGCGCGACGGCGGCCGCGCCGGTACGATGACCTTCGCTGTACTCGAGACGGCCTACCGTGACCAGTCGGGCGAGCTCGTGCTCACCGACCGGGCGACGGCGATCGAAACAGAGGGTGCGGTCGACGATGGTGGCGGCGAGGAGACATCCGCTGGTGACGCAGCGACCACTCACGAGTCCGAACCTGAGCCACATCCCGTCGACCGTCCGCAATCTACGGCCGTACTCGAGTCCGGCCAAGCCGGCCCGACCGTCGTCGCCCCCGACCTCGAGCGGCGCGACTTCGTCAAGTACGCCGGTGCGAGTGGGGATTTCAATCCGATTCACTACGACGAGCCCTACGCGACGGCGGCGGGCAACGAGAGCGTCTTCGGCCAGGGAATGTTTACGGCTGGCGTCGCCTCCCGCGTCGTGACGGACTGGTTCGGCCGCGAGACGATTTCGTCGTTCGGCGTGCGGTTTCAGTCGCGTGTCTTCCCCGGCGAGACCATCGTTGCGACGGGTGAAGTCGAGTCGGTGTCGCAGGGCGAAACTGTCGACGTGACGCTCGAAGCCGCGACGCCGGGAGGGAAGACACTTCTGACCGGGACTGCGACGGCGGATCTGTCGCGGTCGAACGACCGGTGA
- a CDS encoding R2-like ligand-binding oxidase, with product MPIDYSNREKSYELYRKGKREGTWDPDDYDLTQDREDWEQFSEAEQHRFLATCSGFYDGEEDVTRTLAPYMMALDALPNDELPFDTVQEEMYLAQQVYEEAKHTDLFSRYFEEVFGTQNTAPYREGGYQEQGYSTDDLYDTADDLLAAVNSGDRTELVYSLGEAYLNYMGIVEAQLARGGYLSFDQMIELKATQMGRDSVLESFQQAIGKVRQDETRHIENGRWVMKQLAIAEPDIVADVYEPRMEEYVENRLLSDPLYDDQPFEGYDPDRIGHQLVQYLQDTIDYIGAERFDQYGDVRAALEAETAAD from the coding sequence ATGCCGATCGACTACAGTAATCGCGAGAAGTCCTACGAACTGTACCGGAAGGGAAAGCGTGAGGGAACCTGGGATCCGGACGACTACGACCTGACGCAGGACCGCGAAGATTGGGAGCAGTTCTCGGAGGCCGAACAACACCGCTTTCTCGCGACGTGTTCTGGCTTCTACGACGGCGAAGAAGACGTGACGCGGACGCTCGCGCCGTACATGATGGCACTCGACGCGCTCCCGAACGACGAGCTCCCCTTCGACACCGTTCAGGAGGAAATGTACCTCGCCCAGCAGGTCTACGAGGAGGCCAAGCACACTGACCTCTTCAGTCGGTACTTCGAGGAAGTCTTCGGCACACAGAACACCGCGCCCTACCGCGAGGGCGGCTATCAGGAACAGGGGTACAGTACGGACGACCTCTACGACACCGCAGACGACCTCCTCGCGGCGGTCAACAGCGGAGACCGGACCGAGCTCGTCTACAGCCTCGGTGAAGCCTACCTCAACTACATGGGCATCGTCGAGGCGCAACTCGCCCGCGGGGGCTACCTCAGTTTCGACCAGATGATCGAACTGAAGGCAACTCAGATGGGCAGAGACTCCGTACTCGAGTCGTTCCAGCAGGCCATCGGCAAGGTGCGACAGGACGAAACTCGTCACATCGAGAACGGCCGCTGGGTGATGAAACAGCTCGCGATTGCCGAACCCGATATCGTCGCCGATGTCTACGAGCCGCGAATGGAAGAGTACGTCGAGAATCGGTTGTTGAGCGACCCACTCTACGACGACCAGCCGTTCGAGGGCTACGATCCGGATCGGATCGGCCACCAGCTTGTCCAGTATCTCCAGGATACGATCGATTACATCGGTGCCGAGCGCTTCGACCAGTACGGTGATGTTCGGGCAGCACTCGAGGCGGAAACTGCGGCCGACTGA
- a CDS encoding APC family permease produces MSNSSSSADGSETLSSNVGLLGVLALLVGNAIAVPIFVLPGPLAGDAGPAIVVAALLAAIPAAFVVLYNALLGSAMPVAGGLYVYISRLVAPFWGFLVPVTIPLVAWASLLITATGFAEYTQIFFDVSPLALIYGLLAFTLFINVVGLRLVAQVQLVFFVGLLLALLTFIVPGATAVDTANYAPFFPDYGAFALAVVALFYPFLGFGLLIELGEEIDDPKRTIPLVLGLGIGIVAVVYVALIAVLVGVVPYTQLGGEADLALVVSVYLPWWGEYVIAAGAIFAVVTTVNTTLLVFSRTLMRASRDGILPESFSRIHPRFDTPHVSVLALGLPPFLLVPIAGEIVGLSTFIGLASLTAYFFCAVGLWNLPREFPEHYANAPFRLRRSRGLLLAVVGGAITTASFWVITLLQQPIVGLVLLGWFVLAYGYYQYRLRKRDPSQVYLTMTSLDAHERVDRVDHEDTSAAGPLGADSEGTRDDAHGAHGAHGAHGAHDSRDSRDSHDSRDSVEPGSED; encoded by the coding sequence ATGAGCAACTCGAGTTCGAGTGCGGACGGATCGGAGACGTTGTCCTCGAACGTTGGTTTACTCGGTGTGCTCGCGCTCCTGGTTGGGAACGCGATCGCGGTGCCGATCTTCGTGTTGCCCGGCCCGCTTGCCGGCGACGCCGGTCCGGCGATCGTGGTGGCGGCGCTACTGGCGGCGATTCCGGCAGCGTTCGTCGTGTTGTACAACGCACTGCTTGGTTCGGCGATGCCCGTCGCGGGTGGCCTCTACGTCTACATCTCGCGGCTCGTCGCGCCGTTCTGGGGGTTTCTCGTCCCAGTTACGATTCCGCTGGTCGCCTGGGCCTCGCTGCTCATCACGGCGACCGGCTTCGCCGAGTACACGCAGATTTTCTTCGACGTTTCGCCACTCGCGCTCATCTACGGCCTGCTCGCGTTCACGCTGTTCATCAACGTCGTCGGCCTCCGACTCGTCGCACAGGTGCAACTCGTCTTCTTCGTCGGCCTGCTGCTCGCGTTGCTCACGTTCATCGTCCCCGGCGCGACCGCAGTTGATACCGCGAACTACGCTCCGTTCTTCCCGGACTACGGTGCGTTTGCGCTCGCCGTCGTCGCGCTCTTTTACCCCTTCCTCGGCTTCGGCCTCCTGATCGAACTCGGCGAGGAGATCGACGACCCGAAACGGACGATTCCGCTCGTGCTCGGGCTCGGTATCGGTATCGTCGCGGTCGTCTACGTCGCGCTTATCGCCGTCCTCGTTGGCGTCGTTCCCTACACGCAACTCGGCGGGGAGGCGGACCTCGCGCTAGTGGTGTCGGTCTACCTGCCCTGGTGGGGCGAGTACGTCATCGCCGCGGGTGCGATCTTCGCCGTCGTCACGACAGTCAACACGACACTACTCGTTTTCTCGCGGACGCTCATGCGAGCTAGCCGGGACGGTATCCTCCCCGAATCGTTCTCCCGCATTCATCCCCGATTCGACACGCCGCACGTCTCGGTTCTCGCCCTCGGCCTGCCGCCGTTCTTGCTCGTTCCTATCGCGGGCGAAATTGTTGGTCTCTCGACGTTTATCGGTCTGGCGAGTCTCACCGCGTACTTCTTCTGTGCCGTTGGACTCTGGAATCTGCCCCGAGAGTTTCCCGAGCACTACGCGAATGCGCCGTTCCGGCTTCGGCGTTCGCGCGGCCTGCTGCTCGCTGTCGTCGGCGGCGCGATCACGACTGCCAGCTTCTGGGTGATCACGTTGCTTCAGCAACCGATTGTCGGTCTCGTCCTACTCGGCTGGTTCGTGCTCGCGTACGGCTACTATCAGTATCGGCTCCGAAAGCGTGATCCCAGCCAAGTCTATCTGACGATGACCTCGCTCGACGCCCACGAGCGTGTTGATCGCGTCGATCACGAGGACACCTCCGCAGCAGGTCCCCTCGGTGCTGATAGCGAGGGTACTCGAGACGATGCTCACGGCGCTCACGGCGCTCACGGCGCTCACGGCGCTCACGATTCTCGCGATTCTCGCGATTCTCACGACTCCCGTGACTCGGTCGAACCGGGTTCGGAAGACTAA